A genomic segment from Peribacillus sp. ACCC06369 encodes:
- a CDS encoding ComE operon protein 2 yields the protein MNRISWDQYFMAQSHLLALRSTCTRLTVGATIVRDNRIIAGGYNGSIAGGTHCIDDGCYVIDNHCVRTIHAEMNALLQCAKFGVPTDRAEIYVTHFPCLQCCKSLIQAGIKAVYYAEDYKNHPYALELFKQAGVKTEKVEAKGAIDVNGKEKKDFVFSLLAQLERTGLGKEAVLELEKQAKQIFDN from the coding sequence ATGAACAGGATTAGTTGGGATCAATATTTCATGGCGCAAAGCCATTTATTAGCTTTAAGAAGCACATGTACACGCCTCACTGTAGGAGCGACGATCGTCCGGGATAACCGAATCATTGCTGGAGGATATAATGGGTCAATTGCTGGCGGAACCCACTGTATTGATGATGGCTGTTATGTAATTGATAATCATTGTGTCAGAACGATACATGCTGAAATGAATGCACTTTTACAATGTGCGAAATTTGGAGTGCCTACTGATAGGGCTGAAATATATGTGACGCATTTTCCATGTCTGCAGTGCTGTAAATCACTCATCCAAGCTGGAATCAAAGCTGTTTATTATGCGGAGGATTACAAAAATCATCCATATGCTCTGGAATTATTTAAACAGGCTGGTGTCAAGACCGAAAAGGTTGAAGCAAAAGGGGCCATCGATGTTAATGGAAAAGAAAAAAAGGACTTTGTGTTCTCATTGCTAGCTCAGCTTGAACGAACAGGTCTGGGAAAAGAAGCTGTATTGGAGCTGGAAAAGCAGGCCAAACAGATATTTGACAATTAA
- a CDS encoding helix-hairpin-helix domain-containing protein yields the protein MDKILKKKMALITVAAASGAAGIYFFLQPGADPVDTEDIFSVTAKGDEIEQSENEAETEQVIIKVDVKGAVQAPGLFTAQAGDRVIDLISAAGSFTDKADKDKVNFAQIVEDQMVIYVPEIGEEDKGNLEDISVVSSGNAASKGTSEGRVNLNTATQEDLETLTGIGPSKAIAILEYRETVGKFKQVDDLKKVSGIGDKTFEKLQESISVQ from the coding sequence ATGGATAAAATTTTAAAAAAGAAAATGGCGTTGATTACCGTTGCAGCGGCATCTGGGGCAGCAGGAATTTACTTTTTTTTGCAACCAGGGGCGGATCCGGTTGATACGGAAGATATATTTTCCGTTACGGCAAAAGGAGATGAAATCGAACAAAGTGAAAATGAAGCGGAAACCGAACAGGTGATCATTAAAGTGGACGTTAAAGGGGCTGTACAGGCCCCAGGGTTATTTACGGCACAGGCAGGTGACCGGGTGATCGATTTGATTTCGGCTGCAGGCAGTTTTACGGACAAGGCCGATAAGGATAAAGTGAATTTTGCCCAAATCGTTGAAGATCAAATGGTCATTTATGTACCGGAAATAGGTGAAGAAGACAAAGGGAACTTGGAGGACATATCAGTCGTTTCTTCTGGTAATGCTGCTTCCAAAGGGACATCAGAAGGACGGGTGAACTTGAATACAGCTACCCAGGAAGATTTAGAAACCCTGACGGGAATTGGACCATCCAAAGCGATTGCGATCCTGGAATATAGGGAAACGGTAGGGAAATTCAAGCAGGTAGATGACTTGAAGAAGGTATCGGGAATCGGCGATAAAACGTTTGAAAAGTTACAGGAGTCCATTTCGGTGCAATGA
- the comER gene encoding late competence protein ComER — protein sequence MKKIGVIGTGNMGTILIEAWLEAKILNPADLIITNRTLSKALVLKEKHPGIKVAESAAEVVQQADFIFLCVKPLQIDSLLQGIKHHIKMEQLVISITSPLSVSQLESAVKAPCARFIPSITNRVGSGVSLLSFGNGCSEKKKSELYELASAISAPVIIENDITRVASDIVSCGPAFFSYLAQAFIDAACQTTKIDKETATTLTENMLIGLGELLGKGVYTLPALQEKVCVKGGITGEGIKVLEAETGEMFHHLFQATHEKFAEDLQEVEKQFGHPY from the coding sequence TTGAAGAAAATCGGTGTAATCGGAACCGGCAATATGGGTACCATTTTAATCGAGGCGTGGCTGGAGGCAAAAATTTTGAATCCGGCTGATCTAATCATTACAAATCGAACGCTTTCCAAAGCATTGGTGCTGAAAGAAAAACACCCCGGAATCAAGGTGGCGGAAAGCGCAGCCGAAGTCGTCCAGCAAGCGGACTTTATTTTTCTCTGTGTAAAACCATTACAAATTGACAGCCTGTTACAGGGCATCAAACATCATATAAAAATGGAACAACTAGTTATCTCCATTACAAGCCCGCTTTCAGTGTCCCAGCTTGAATCGGCAGTGAAAGCCCCCTGCGCCCGTTTTATCCCCAGCATAACCAACCGGGTGGGCTCAGGGGTATCGTTACTGAGTTTCGGCAATGGCTGCAGTGAGAAAAAAAAGTCGGAATTATACGAATTGGCCTCCGCCATATCGGCACCGGTCATCATTGAAAATGATATCACCCGGGTAGCTTCCGACATCGTCAGCTGCGGTCCTGCCTTCTTCAGCTATTTAGCACAAGCTTTCATTGACGCGGCATGCCAAACGACGAAGATTGATAAAGAAACCGCTACGACTTTGACTGAGAACATGTTGATTGGCTTAGGGGAACTACTTGGTAAAGGAGTTTATACATTGCCGGCCTTGCAGGAAAAGGTTTGTGTAAAGGGTGGAATCACGGGTGAAGGGATCAAGGTTTTAGAAGCTGAAACAGGGGAAATGTTCCATCATCTCTTTCAAGCTACACATGAAAAGTTTGCAGAGGATCTTCAAGAAGTGGAAAAACAGTTCGGCCATCCATATTAA
- a CDS encoding class I SAM-dependent methyltransferase, with protein sequence MTYERFAYVYDELMKDAPYEKWLMILTAKLEQYGIGGRKVLDLACGTGEMTVGLAQHGFEVTGVDLSDEMLLVANEKAVKLGLSIPLFQQNMAELEGLGQFDCVTIFCDSLNYLRDEADIVKTFSRVHEHLKNGGLFLFDIHSIYKMEEIFRDHTFAVNGEEVSYIWDCFPGEEPYSVEHDLSFFVRDDESGLYDRFDELHYQRTYPVEQYKQWLQQAGFTVSEILADLEEEPLVTETERILFVASK encoded by the coding sequence ATGACTTACGAACGCTTTGCCTATGTATACGATGAATTGATGAAGGACGCTCCCTATGAAAAATGGCTGATGATCCTTACGGCGAAGCTGGAACAGTACGGAATTGGTGGAAGGAAAGTCCTGGATTTAGCGTGTGGAACCGGGGAAATGACCGTTGGATTGGCGCAACACGGATTCGAAGTCACCGGCGTGGATTTATCCGATGAAATGCTTCTCGTTGCCAATGAAAAAGCGGTGAAGCTTGGATTATCGATTCCACTTTTCCAACAGAATATGGCAGAACTTGAGGGACTTGGTCAATTTGATTGTGTCACGATTTTTTGTGATTCGCTGAACTACCTTCGCGACGAGGCGGATATAGTGAAAACGTTCAGCAGGGTTCATGAGCATTTGAAGAATGGCGGATTATTCTTGTTTGATATCCATTCCATTTATAAAATGGAAGAAATCTTTCGTGATCATACGTTTGCTGTCAATGGTGAAGAAGTATCCTATATATGGGACTGTTTCCCAGGTGAAGAACCTTACAGTGTGGAACATGATTTAAGTTTTTTCGTGAGGGACGATGAAAGTGGTCTGTATGACCGTTTTGATGAGTTGCATTATCAACGGACCTATCCGGTTGAACAATATAAACAGTGGTTGCAGCAAGCAGGTTTTACGGTTTCTGAAATTCTGGCGGATCTTGAAGAAGAACCGCTTGTAACGGAAACCGAAAGAATCTTGTTTGTAGCTAGTAAATGA
- the rsfS gene encoding ribosome silencing factor: MTERELLVIAAKAADDKRAEDIVALNMQGISLVADYFLICHGNSEKQVQAIAREMKSKADESGINVKRLEGFDEAKWVLVDLGDVVAHIFHKDERNYYNLERLWGDAPFEDLESELTP; encoded by the coding sequence ATGACTGAACGTGAACTTCTTGTAATTGCAGCAAAAGCGGCGGATGATAAACGAGCGGAGGATATCGTAGCATTGAACATGCAAGGTATTTCCCTTGTAGCGGATTACTTTTTGATCTGCCACGGTAATTCTGAAAAACAAGTACAAGCAATAGCTCGTGAAATGAAGAGCAAAGCTGATGAATCAGGAATCAATGTAAAACGTCTTGAAGGTTTTGACGAAGCGAAATGGGTGCTTGTGGATCTTGGCGATGTAGTGGCCCACATCTTCCATAAGGATGAAAGAAACTATTATAACCTCGAACGTTTATGGGGAGATGCACCTTTTGAAGATCTAGAGAGTGAACTGACTCCATGA
- the yqeK gene encoding bis(5'-nucleosyl)-tetraphosphatase (symmetrical) YqeK: MNREKALALVKEQITERRYIHTLGVVESAIELAELYGADVKKAELAAIFHDYAKFRPKEEMEQIIIAEKMDPELLEYNMELWHAPVGAYLVKKEAGITDAEILDAIAHHTSGRVGMSLLDKVVYLADYIEPGRSFPGVDEVRQTAKQNLDHAVIQALRNTVVFLMKRNQAIYPDTFKTYNDLIMNLKEKM, from the coding sequence ATGAATCGTGAGAAAGCTTTGGCGCTGGTCAAAGAACAAATCACCGAGCGCAGGTACATTCATACCTTGGGTGTGGTCGAGTCAGCGATTGAACTTGCTGAACTGTATGGTGCCGACGTCAAAAAAGCGGAACTGGCAGCCATTTTCCATGATTATGCAAAATTTCGTCCAAAAGAGGAAATGGAGCAAATTATAATCGCTGAAAAAATGGACCCGGAGTTACTTGAATACAATATGGAGCTGTGGCATGCTCCTGTCGGGGCTTATCTTGTAAAAAAGGAAGCCGGTATCACTGACGCTGAAATATTGGATGCGATTGCCCATCACACGTCTGGCAGGGTTGGCATGAGCCTTTTGGATAAGGTCGTATACCTTGCTGACTATATTGAGCCGGGACGTTCCTTTCCCGGAGTCGACGAAGTCAGGCAGACAGCAAAGCAAAATTTGGATCATGCTGTCATCCAGGCTTTAAGGAATACAGTTGTTTTTTTAATGAAAAGAAATCAGGCAATTTACCCTGACACATTTAAGACATATAATGATTTGATCATGAATTTGAAGGAGAAGATGTAA
- a CDS encoding nicotinate-nucleotide adenylyltransferase, which yields MKKIGILGGTFNPPHIGHLIIANEVLDALELDEIRFMPNHVPPHKEKSEEVTDMDRLAMLENAIAGNPSFYIEGIEIERKGTSYTYDTIKLLKELEPSNEFYFIIGADMIEYLPNWHRIDELVNMVNFVGVKRPGYNEKTVYPITMVKVPQMFISSSMIRRKLRTGKTVKYLIADPVVKYIKGNGLYES from the coding sequence ATGAAAAAAATTGGAATTCTTGGCGGTACATTCAACCCTCCACATATCGGGCATTTAATTATAGCGAATGAAGTGCTGGATGCCCTTGAGCTAGATGAAATCAGATTCATGCCAAATCACGTTCCTCCCCATAAGGAAAAATCGGAGGAAGTAACCGATATGGACAGGCTGGCTATGTTGGAAAACGCGATAGCCGGAAACCCATCTTTTTATATTGAGGGTATTGAAATAGAAAGAAAAGGCACATCTTATACGTATGATACGATAAAATTGCTGAAAGAACTTGAGCCAAGCAATGAGTTCTATTTCATAATTGGCGCAGATATGATTGAGTATTTACCGAATTGGCACCGTATTGACGAGCTGGTGAACATGGTCAATTTCGTCGGGGTGAAGCGCCCTGGCTATAATGAAAAGACCGTATACCCAATCACGATGGTGAAAGTCCCTCAGATGTTCATTTCTTCTTCCATGATACGAAGGAAGTTAAGAACGGGGAAAACCGTGAAATATTTAATAGCAGATCCAGTGGTGAAGTATATTAAAGGGAATGGTTTATATGAATCGTGA
- the yhbY gene encoding ribosome assembly RNA-binding protein YhbY, with protein sequence MLTGKQKRFLRSKAHHLNPIFQVGKGGVNDNLIKQIGEALEVRELIKVSILQNCEEDRNDVGRSLSKGARAELVQIIGNTIVLYKESKENKQLKLP encoded by the coding sequence ATGTTAACAGGAAAACAGAAAAGATTTTTACGATCAAAGGCCCATCACCTCAATCCAATTTTTCAAGTTGGTAAAGGCGGGGTCAATGATAATCTCATCAAGCAAATTGGTGAGGCGCTTGAAGTACGTGAATTAATCAAGGTCAGCATCCTGCAAAACTGTGAAGAGGACCGCAATGATGTGGGACGTTCTTTATCAAAAGGTGCACGGGCGGAATTGGTTCAGATTATCGGCAACACAATTGTGCTGTATAAAGAATCAAAAGAAAACAAACAACTTAAATTACCTTAA
- the aroE gene encoding shikimate dehydrogenase produces MKKIYGVMGDPIAHSMSPDIHNDAFEKENIEAVYHHFHVTNEGLNDAVKGMKALGIEGFNITIPHKTSIIPFLDEVDELALAIGAVNTVVNKNGRFIGYNTDGKGFFKSLCDEISGDIKAKKTLVIGAGGAARAIYFTLVKEGVKQVDIANRTKERAAQLVSDCPYDKVSKALSIIEAEESLSQYDLIIQTTSSGMSPELDHSPLKVDQLKTGAIVSDIIYNPLHTKLLREAGEKGAETQNGLGMFINQAALAFEIWTGIMPDTARMTDIVLNKLGGNTC; encoded by the coding sequence ATGAAAAAGATATATGGGGTAATGGGAGATCCAATTGCACATTCGATGTCACCGGACATTCATAATGATGCATTTGAAAAAGAAAATATAGAAGCGGTTTATCATCATTTTCATGTGACGAATGAAGGTTTGAACGATGCTGTAAAAGGCATGAAAGCCCTTGGTATAGAAGGGTTTAACATCACGATCCCTCATAAGACTTCAATCATCCCATTCCTTGATGAAGTGGATGAACTGGCCCTTGCAATCGGGGCTGTAAATACGGTTGTTAACAAAAATGGTCGGTTTATAGGGTATAATACAGACGGAAAAGGATTTTTCAAATCTTTATGCGATGAAATATCAGGTGACATTAAGGCTAAAAAAACGTTAGTGATCGGAGCGGGCGGTGCTGCGCGTGCGATTTATTTTACCCTTGTAAAAGAAGGGGTAAAGCAAGTTGATATTGCAAACCGGACAAAGGAAAGAGCGGCCCAGCTTGTTTCTGATTGCCCATATGATAAAGTATCGAAGGCACTCTCGATTATCGAAGCGGAAGAAAGCTTATCACAATATGATTTAATCATCCAAACGACTTCTTCAGGAATGAGCCCGGAATTGGATCATTCACCGTTGAAGGTCGACCAGCTTAAAACCGGTGCAATTGTCAGTGATATTATCTATAACCCTCTGCATACCAAGCTGCTGCGTGAAGCGGGGGAAAAAGGGGCGGAAACGCAAAATGGTTTGGGGATGTTCATCAACCAGGCTGCGCTCGCTTTCGAGATATGGACGGGCATTATGCCGGATACAGCAAGAATGACAGATATTGTCTTGAACAAACTAGGAGGTAACACATGTTAA
- the yqeH gene encoding ribosome biogenesis GTPase YqeH encodes MGGSQLNNHQELVCIGCGVKVQTEDPKELGFAPTSALEKESIVCQRCFKLKHYNEVQDVSLTDDDFLKILNKVGETDSLIVKIVDIFDFNGSWLPGLHRFVGRNDVLLIGNKVDLLPKSVKPNKLINWMKQSSKELGLNPVDVLLVSAEKGKHILEAADAIERYRKDKDVYVVGCTNVGKSTFINRLIKEVSGEGDIITTSHFPGTTLDMIEIPLDDGQALIDTPGIINHHQMAHYVDKRDFKVIMPKKEIKPRVYQLNEAQTLFFGGLARLDYISGGRRSLTCYLSNELNIHRTKLENADELYKNHAGELLTPPRPEQIEEFPKLIPHEFSLKDGKMDIVFSGLGWVTVNEPGAKIVAHVPKGVNVIVRKSLI; translated from the coding sequence ATGGGAGGATCACAATTGAACAATCATCAAGAATTAGTGTGCATCGGCTGCGGTGTGAAAGTCCAGACTGAAGATCCGAAGGAGTTGGGCTTTGCCCCTACATCGGCTCTGGAAAAAGAGAGCATCGTTTGTCAGCGCTGCTTTAAATTGAAACATTATAACGAAGTTCAGGATGTATCCTTAACAGACGATGACTTCTTGAAAATCTTGAATAAAGTAGGCGAAACTGATTCTTTAATCGTCAAAATCGTCGATATTTTTGATTTCAATGGAAGTTGGCTGCCTGGCCTGCATCGATTTGTAGGAAGAAACGATGTTCTTCTGATCGGTAATAAGGTCGACTTATTGCCTAAATCAGTAAAACCGAACAAGTTGATTAATTGGATGAAGCAATCGTCCAAGGAATTGGGGCTTAACCCGGTTGATGTCCTGCTTGTCAGTGCGGAAAAGGGAAAGCACATACTTGAAGCGGCTGATGCGATTGAGCGGTATCGCAAAGATAAGGATGTCTATGTGGTGGGCTGTACGAATGTAGGTAAATCGACTTTCATCAACCGTCTTATAAAAGAAGTGAGTGGTGAAGGGGATATCATCACGACATCCCATTTCCCAGGCACAACATTGGATATGATCGAAATACCTTTGGATGATGGACAAGCATTGATCGATACACCAGGAATCATCAATCATCATCAAATGGCTCATTATGTGGACAAACGGGACTTCAAGGTGATTATGCCGAAGAAGGAAATCAAGCCGAGAGTGTACCAACTGAATGAAGCGCAGACGCTATTTTTCGGAGGGCTGGCCCGGCTGGACTATATCTCAGGCGGAAGGCGTTCGCTGACTTGCTACCTTTCGAATGAATTGAATATCCACCGTACGAAATTGGAAAATGCAGATGAATTGTATAAAAACCATGCCGGGGAATTATTGACGCCCCCACGGCCTGAACAAATCGAGGAGTTCCCGAAGCTGATTCCACATGAATTCTCCTTGAAAGATGGTAAAATGGATATTGTGTTTTCAGGTCTTGGCTGGGTTACGGTCAATGAGCCAGGAGCGAAAATCGTTGCCCATGTACCAAAGGGCGTAAATGTGATCGTTCGTAAATCATTAATCTAA
- a CDS encoding YqeG family HAD IIIA-type phosphatase, with the protein MLKLFLPSEHVKSIFNIDPQELKKRGIKGVITDLDNTLVEWDRPTATPDLIKWFDNMRDHGILVTIVSNNNENRVRSFSDPLHIPFIFQARKPMSRAFHKARKSMGLKLEETVVIGDQLLTDVLGGNRGGFHTILVVPVAQTDEFRTKINRYFERKIMAFFKRRGMIEWEDHN; encoded by the coding sequence ATGCTTAAATTATTTTTGCCGAGTGAACATGTTAAAAGCATTTTTAATATAGATCCTCAAGAATTGAAAAAAAGAGGGATTAAGGGAGTCATTACCGATTTGGATAATACTCTCGTTGAGTGGGATAGGCCAACTGCCACCCCCGATTTAATCAAATGGTTCGACAATATGAGGGATCATGGGATTTTAGTGACGATTGTATCCAATAATAATGAAAATCGGGTTCGGTCTTTTTCCGATCCGCTTCACATTCCGTTTATCTTTCAGGCAAGGAAACCGATGTCAAGGGCTTTTCATAAAGCACGTAAGTCAATGGGATTGAAATTGGAAGAAACGGTTGTAATCGGCGATCAGTTATTGACGGATGTATTGGGAGGAAACAGAGGCGGGTTCCATACGATCTTAGTGGTCCCTGTCGCACAAACCGACGAATTCAGAACGAAAATCAATCGTTATTTTGAAAGAAAGATCATGGCGTTTTTTAAACGAAGAGGAATGATAGAATGGGAGGATCACAATTGA
- a CDS encoding sporulation histidine kinase inhibitor Sda yields MQKLSDDLLLESYFKAQNLKLSTDFIRLIETEIHRRSLTHKIRSIF; encoded by the coding sequence ATGCAAAAACTATCTGATGACCTGTTGCTGGAATCCTATTTTAAAGCGCAGAATTTAAAGTTAAGTACCGATTTCATCCGCCTCATAGAAACGGAAATTCATCGAAGATCCTTAACACATAAAATCCGATCAATTTTTTAA
- a CDS encoding phosphatidylserine decarboxylase yields the protein MYQSLYRILIELTNGRYSSGLLKHFSQSRWSRPLILLYVKTFNLNQQEFGKDLKGYTNLHDLFTRRLKADARPITAVPSAVACPVDGILEDSGEIYADKKIIVKGKVYSMEEMLGDELYLEKYLGGKYLVLYLSPSHYHRIHAPIKGSVVKRWTLGRKSYPVNKWGMKYGKEPLSKNYRTITELQNEAGSLAMVKVGAMFINSIVITDESDELEKGQEFSYFSFGSTVVLLFEKGSFELEGNLSIPADVRVGETIGFMKAV from the coding sequence TTGTATCAGTCTTTGTATCGCATTCTTATTGAACTGACGAATGGTCGGTATTCATCAGGTTTATTAAAGCATTTTAGCCAATCACGTTGGAGCAGGCCCTTAATTTTACTATATGTAAAAACTTTCAACCTTAATCAACAAGAATTTGGTAAGGATTTAAAAGGGTATACGAACCTGCATGATCTATTTACAAGGCGGTTAAAGGCGGACGCCAGGCCCATCACTGCCGTTCCTTCTGCAGTGGCTTGTCCCGTGGACGGTATACTCGAGGATTCAGGGGAGATATACGCTGATAAAAAGATCATCGTTAAGGGAAAGGTATATTCAATGGAGGAGATGCTTGGGGATGAGCTTTATTTGGAAAAGTACCTAGGCGGCAAATATCTCGTGTTATACTTAAGCCCAAGTCATTACCATAGGATCCATGCACCAATCAAGGGTTCCGTAGTCAAACGATGGACGCTTGGAAGGAAATCGTACCCCGTTAATAAATGGGGGATGAAATATGGAAAAGAGCCATTGTCAAAAAATTACCGTACAATAACTGAACTTCAAAATGAAGCTGGAAGCCTGGCAATGGTGAAAGTCGGGGCCATGTTTATAAATTCAATCGTCATTACTGATGAATCGGATGAATTGGAAAAAGGACAGGAATTTTCATATTTCAGCTTTGGGTCGACAGTGGTACTTCTTTTTGAAAAAGGCAGTTTTGAACTTGAAGGAAACTTATCCATTCCGGCAGATGTCCGTGTCGGTGAAACAATCGGATTCATGAAAGCCGTCTAA
- the pssA gene encoding CDP-diacylglycerol--serine O-phosphatidyltransferase, translating to MFLLHALDQTIKKVKAQTANILTLMNLSLGGFAIIAVMHGQLNLSLLLIFLAALADRFDGMVARKFNIESELGKQLDSMCDIISFGVAPALLLYQGILIEFGAPGTIFTVFYIGCGAFRLARFNISESNGYFTGVPITVAGCIATLSYLAIPYFHPVFFLSLMIILSLLMVSPFKMRKV from the coding sequence ATGTTTTTATTACACGCCCTAGATCAAACCATTAAAAAAGTGAAAGCACAAACAGCAAATATACTTACTTTAATGAATTTATCCCTTGGTGGATTTGCGATAATTGCCGTGATGCACGGCCAATTGAATTTAAGCCTGCTTTTAATCTTCCTGGCTGCCCTTGCAGATCGCTTTGACGGTATGGTTGCACGGAAGTTCAACATTGAATCGGAATTGGGTAAGCAACTTGATTCCATGTGTGACATCATTTCTTTTGGCGTCGCACCAGCTCTATTATTATACCAAGGAATATTAATAGAATTCGGAGCACCTGGCACAATCTTCACGGTTTTCTATATCGGCTGCGGCGCATTTCGCCTCGCCCGCTTCAATATAAGTGAAAGCAATGGGTATTTTACAGGAGTTCCCATTACGGTTGCCGGCTGCATAGCTACCTTAAGTTATCTCGCCATCCCATATTTCCATCCGGTCTTTTTCTTATCCCTTATGATTATATTATCATTACTCATGGTCAGTCCATTTAAAATGAGGAAAGTTTAA
- a CDS encoding M3 family oligoendopeptidase, whose product MGYSLTWDLDIFFKGGSSSKEFLLFLDEINEEVQELDRLVSNINPEGNDESSLIQAFDLLKNTNMKSSQAGAFIGCLEAQNAQDKKAGQLRIKQMKIVASLKMVLSKLDEKLLQLDDAFFKKILEKEPLNELKFVLNERRERAKEKLSVKEESLITQLSMDGFEGWSQMYDTIVGSMTIPYKGENLSVGQAANKFSDPDGMARKELFTAWEQAWEGKNDLFARTLNHLAGFRLSVNEKRGWDDILKEPLEIGRMKKETLESMWNVIADHKEPLVRFLQRKAELLDLDKLSWADLDAPLAVTAESKVMDYQEGADFIVQQFSKFGTQLANFTQKAFEDSWIEAEDRPGKRPGGFCTGFPLNKQSRIFMTYSGTPSNVSTLAHELGHAFHSYAMRDIHPLNRSYAMNVAETASTFAEMVVSDAAVKEAASEEEKLVLLEDKIQRSVSLLMNIHARFLFETRFYDERKQGYVSAERLNELMVDAQKEAYGDALSDYNPTFWASKLHFYITGVPFYNFPYTFGYLFSLGIYANALKEPAGFEEKYIALLKDTGSMKVEDLAEKHLGVDLTTRDFWEEAVKACMEDVEEFIRLTDPLVRKA is encoded by the coding sequence ATGGGATATTCTTTGACATGGGATTTGGATATCTTTTTTAAAGGAGGAAGTTCTTCCAAGGAGTTCCTGCTTTTTTTAGATGAAATTAACGAAGAGGTACAAGAATTAGACCGACTTGTAAGCAATATCAATCCAGAAGGAAATGATGAAAGCAGTTTAATCCAGGCATTTGATCTTTTAAAAAACACTAATATGAAATCATCACAGGCCGGTGCTTTCATCGGGTGCCTGGAAGCTCAAAATGCGCAGGATAAAAAGGCAGGTCAGCTGCGGATCAAACAAATGAAGATAGTCGCTTCACTAAAAATGGTGTTAAGCAAGCTGGATGAAAAGTTGTTGCAGCTTGATGATGCGTTTTTTAAAAAAATCCTCGAAAAAGAACCATTGAATGAATTGAAATTCGTATTGAACGAACGTCGGGAAAGGGCAAAGGAAAAGCTTTCCGTAAAGGAAGAATCATTAATCACTCAATTGTCCATGGACGGTTTCGAAGGTTGGAGCCAAATGTATGATACGATCGTTGGTTCAATGACCATCCCTTATAAGGGTGAAAATCTTTCTGTAGGCCAAGCGGCGAATAAATTTTCTGATCCCGATGGAATGGCCCGAAAAGAATTATTTACTGCATGGGAACAGGCTTGGGAGGGAAAAAATGACCTTTTTGCTCGGACTTTGAACCACTTGGCGGGATTTCGTCTCAGCGTGAATGAAAAAAGGGGCTGGGATGATATTTTGAAGGAGCCTCTTGAAATAGGGAGGATGAAAAAAGAAACCCTTGAAAGTATGTGGAATGTAATTGCCGACCATAAGGAGCCGCTTGTGAGGTTTTTACAAAGGAAGGCAGAGTTACTGGACTTGGATAAATTAAGTTGGGCGGATTTGGATGCACCGCTAGCTGTCACAGCCGAGTCCAAAGTGATGGATTATCAAGAAGGTGCGGACTTCATCGTTCAGCAGTTCTCTAAATTTGGCACTCAATTAGCAAACTTCACCCAAAAAGCTTTTGAAGATAGCTGGATTGAAGCGGAGGACAGACCAGGTAAGAGGCCAGGAGGTTTTTGCACGGGCTTTCCATTAAATAAGCAGTCAAGAATTTTCATGACGTACTCGGGCACCCCTTCCAATGTATCGACATTGGCCCATGAATTGGGGCATGCATTCCATTCTTATGCGATGAGGGATATCCATCCATTGAATCGATCATATGCAATGAACGTGGCTGAAACAGCCTCTACTTTTGCTGAAATGGTCGTATCGGATGCAGCTGTGAAGGAAGCGGCCAGTGAAGAAGAAAAGCTGGTTCTTTTAGAAGATAAAATTCAGCGTTCCGTATCATTATTGATGAATATCCATGCCCGTTTCTTATTCGAGACAAGATTTTATGATGAGAGGAAACAGGGATATGTCAGTGCCGAACGGTTGAATGAACTGATGGTTGATGCACAAAAAGAAGCTTATGGTGATGCGTTAAGTGATTATAATCCAACATTCTGGGCATCAAAGCTACATTTCTATATTACAGGTGTACCATTTTATAATTTTCCGTACACCTTCGGATACTTATTCTCATTAGGCATATACGCCAATGCCCTGAAAGAACCGGCAGGATTCGAAGAAAAATATATCGCCCTATTAAAGGATACCGGTTCCATGAAGGTCGAGGATTTGGCGGAAAAACATTTAGGCGTCGATTTGACGACCCGGGATTTTTGGGAAGAAGCGGTTAAGGCCTGTATGGAGGATGTAGAAGAATTCATACGTTTGACTGATCCCCTTGTCCGAAAGGCATAA